In Magnetococcales bacterium, one genomic interval encodes:
- a CDS encoding alpha/beta hydrolase gives MAQHTHQIFFAHGKSGTPWGSKIQRLADLAKERGFEVESLDYQGITSPDDRVQKLLDRAPAPSGQLLLVGSSMGAYLSIVASEKLRPDGLFLLAPAIYKRGYAIQDPVPHSPLTVAVHGYGDEVIPVADAIRFAQKHKIRLHLVDSGHRLLDAMPFIEKAFGWFLDEAMKRGED, from the coding sequence ATGGCCCAACACACGCATCAAATCTTTTTTGCCCACGGCAAATCGGGAACCCCCTGGGGGAGTAAAATCCAGCGTTTGGCAGACTTGGCCAAAGAACGGGGCTTCGAAGTGGAGAGCCTTGATTACCAGGGCATTACAAGCCCGGATGATCGGGTGCAAAAACTATTGGATCGCGCCCCGGCCCCCTCAGGGCAACTGCTCCTGGTGGGCTCCAGCATGGGGGCCTATCTTTCCATCGTGGCCTCTGAAAAATTGCGACCGGACGGTCTTTTTCTATTGGCTCCAGCTATCTATAAACGTGGATATGCCATTCAGGATCCAGTTCCCCACTCCCCCCTCACAGTGGCTGTTCACGGCTACGGGGATGAGGTGATCCCCGTAGCAGATGCCATCCGCTTTGCCCAAAAACACAAAATCCGCCTGCATCTGGTAGATAGCGGCCACCGACTCCTGGACGCCATGCCGTTTATCGAAAAGGCTTTCGGCTGGTTTCTGGATGAGGCTATGAAAAGGGGAGAGGATTAA
- the hspQ gene encoding heat shock protein HspQ, with translation MNNQDQDAKFFVGQIVYHHLFDYRGVVVDVDASFQGTEQWYDEVARSHPPKDQPWYQVLVDKSTNQTYVAERNLVSDRTRDPIDHPKLGLFFNRYQGGVYLSKTPNH, from the coding sequence TTGAACAATCAAGACCAGGACGCCAAATTTTTTGTCGGTCAAATCGTCTACCACCATCTGTTTGATTATCGTGGGGTGGTGGTGGATGTGGATGCTTCGTTTCAGGGCACTGAGCAGTGGTATGACGAAGTGGCCCGTTCTCACCCACCCAAGGATCAACCCTGGTATCAGGTGCTGGTGGACAAGAGTACCAACCAGACCTATGTGGCCGAACGCAATCTCGTCTCCGACCGCACCCGGGATCCCATTGATCACCCCAAATTGGGTCTCTTTTTTAATCGCTATCAAGGGGGAGTCTATCTCTCCAAAACCCCCAACCATTAA